A single window of Malus sylvestris chromosome 5, drMalSylv7.2, whole genome shotgun sequence DNA harbors:
- the LOC126623706 gene encoding disease resistance protein RUN1-like isoform X21 produces the protein MGLIGFIQVFNIIIIAIGTLLYMCCRSLTFSSSSSAADSDVSAADSAVDSTVVAADDAADIPRRREKYDVFISFRGEDTRNTFTSHLHAALQQKNIETYIDNRLKRGEAIGPALLKAIKKSTLWVIIFSQKYASSTWCLEELVHILKCNDRGQSVIPIFYHTHASDVRKQKGSYEVAFAEHQKRVKDSIDKVPEWKEALTNAANIAGFHHSENTGTDADLVKKVVEHIWTKLCRESSCNLKGLVGIESRIEQIESLLGIHSTDACITVGIWGMGGIGKTTLAQAVFHKLSSKFKGGCFLVNVREREQKDGLEHLQNTLVREIFKEQNLSIGSTLVRDRLSHTKVLIVLDDVSSSMQMESLAGERLQYGTGSRIIITSRDKGTLRQTVEEEKIYEVKGLNPDDALELFCLFAFKNNSTCRTDYKELVEKAVHYAGHVPLALIVLGSLFFNRKSKEDWEDEFNKLKRFPSVDIQKVLRISYDGLGENEKEIFLDIACFHKGGYVDVVKRMLDVRGFFAKTGITILIDLSLISKDSKWGRETIEMHDLLQEMGRTIVQEQCSEDPGKRKRLFTDEDVYRVLKSNTETPIVQAILVDWHKIEERSLKRADFKVMSNLKMLIVDNFQIFDHNRDCKLNMSLDLPDSLRYIYWPEYPLESLSANFSPENLVELHMPYSRVKKLWKEDQRLVNLEVIDVAWSKNLIEVPNLSRSPKIVHIDLPGCDKLVEIPRYFRDLDKLIHIDLGHCTSLKYLSEMAGNIKYLNLEGSGIKELPESVWSNEHISYLDISHCKDLQKLPSNKCNLKVSGCFKVDGCTSLGEFSELPRDISKLSLVGCKRLVSLPTNICKLKCLEELNLSECSKLQNFPEILEPMEHLKSLNLSSTAIEELHSSIEFFPALKRLTLSHCQRLSSIPKSICKLKYLEKLNLSCCSKLENFPEILEPMKHLEYLNLSETSVQELHSSIEFLPALKNIELKGCKRLSSIPKSICKLKYLEELDLSYCYELESFPEILEPMEHLKSLNLRGTAVRELHSSIKFLHALKRIELQDCKRLSSIPKSICKLKYLEELDLSCCSQLENFPENLEPMEHLKSLNLSGTIVTELHSLIKFLPVLKRIQLRGCERLSSIPKNICKFKYLEELDLSYCSQLENFPEILEPMEHLKSLNFSGTAVKELHSLIKFLPALKRIQLRGCERLSSIPKSICKLKYLEELDLSCCSELENFPEIMEPMEHLKFLNLSGTAVQELHSSIKFLPALRRIQLRACQSLSIMPKNICKLKYLVELDLSYCFQLENFPEFLELMEHLKSLNLSGTAVKKLPSSIEFLLGLKIIQLQGCKRLSSIPKNICKLKYLEELNLSCCSELENFPEILEPMEHLKSLNLSGTAVKELPLSIEFLPALTYIQLCGCKKLSSIPKSICKLKYLKELDLSYCSELESFPEIMEPMEHLKFLNLSGTAVQELHSSIEFLLALKEIQLQDCKRLSSIPKSICKLKYLEKLDLSCCSKLENFPEILEPMEHLKSLNLSETTVKELHSSIEFLPALKEIRLGDCKRLPSSQEQIDDLIKAYNYHTKHL, from the exons atggggttGATTGGGTtcattcaagttttcaacatcatcatcatcgcCATTGGGACTCTGTTGTACATGTGCTGCAGATCATTAACattttcttcttcgtcttctgcGGCAGATTCTGATGTTTCTGCTGCTGATTCTGCCGTTGATTCTACTGTTGTTGCTGCTGATGATGCTGCTGATATCCCCCGCCGTCGAGAAAAGTATGACGTGTTTATCAGCTTCCGAGGTGAGGACACCCGCAATACATTTACCAGCCATCTTCATGCTGCCCTACAGCAGAAGAACATTGAAACCTACATAGATAACAGACTTAAGAGAGGAGAAGCGATCGGACCTGCTCTTCTAAAGGCAATCAAGAAATCGACGCTTTGGGTGATCATTTTCTCACAAAAGTATGCTTCTTCCACATGGTGTTTGGAAGAACTAGTGCATATACTCAAATGCAACGACAGAGGCCAGTCTGTGATACCCATTTTTTACCATACCCATGCATCGGATGTACGAAAACAAAAAGGGAGTTATGAGGTTGCATTTGCTGAACACCAAAAACGTGTCAAGGACAGTATCGACAAGGTGCCCGAGTGGAAGGAGGCTTTGACTAATGCAGCCAATATAGCTGGgtttcaccattctgaaaacACAGG GACGGATGCCGATTTAGTCAAGAAAGTTGTTGAGCATATTTGGACCAAATTGTGTCGCGAATCATCGTGCAATTTAAAGGGCCTTGTTGGAATTGAAAGTCGCATCGAGCAAATCGAATCGCTGTTAGGCATTCATTCAACGGACGCTTGCATCACTGTAGGTATTTGGGGAATGGGTGGTATTGGCAAGACCACCCTTGCTCAAGCCGTATTTCACAAACTCTCTTCTAAATTCAAAGGCGGTTGTTTTCTTGTAAATGTTAGGGAGAGAGAACAAAAAGATGGGCTAGAACACTTGCAAAATACACTTGTCCGTGAGATATTCAAGGAACAAAATTTATCCATAGGATCAACTCTTGTTCGAGATAGGCTCAGCCATACAAAGGtcctcattgttcttgatgatgtgaGTAGTTCAATGCAAATGGAAAGTCTAGCGGGCGAGCGTCTTCAGTATGGCACTGGAAGTAGAATCATTATCACAAGTAGAGACAAGGGCACACTTAGGCAAACTGTTGAAGAGGAAAAGATCTACGAGGTTAAGGGATTAAATCCGGATGATGCTCTTGAgctcttttgtttgtttgctttcaAGAATAACAGTACTTGTAGAACAGATTATAAGGAGTTGGTGGAAAAGGCCGTGCATTATGCTGGACACGTTCCTTTAGCTCTTATAGTTTTGGGGTCCTTGTTCTTCAATCGCAAGAGCAAAGAAGACTGGGAAGATGAATTCAACAAATTAAAACGATTTCCCAGTGTAGATATCCAGAAAGTGTTGAGAATAAGTTATGATGGATTgggagaaaatgagaaggagatatTTCTGGATATAGCATGTTTTCATAAAGGGGGGTATGTGGATGTGGTAAAACGAATGTTAGATGTTCGTGGATTCTTTGCGAAAACCGGAATTACAATTCTCATTGATTTGTCTCTCATATCAAAGGATTCAAAATGGGGAAGGGAAACCATAGAGATGCATGATTTGCTACAAGAAATGGGAAGGACAATTGTTCAGGAACAATGTAGTGAAGATCCTGGTAAACGGAAAAGGTTGTTCACTGATGAGGATGTATATCGTGTACTGAAGAGTAATACG GAAACTCCAATTGTTCAAGCCATATTGGTTGATTGGCATAAGATTGAAGAGCGATCATTGAAACGTGCAGACTTCAAAGTGATGTCTAACCTAAAAATGCTAATTGTGgataattttcaaatatttgatcACAACAGAGACTGCAAATTAAACATGTCTCTAGATCTTCCTGATTCTCTTCGTTATATTTACTGGCCTGAATATCCATTGGAATCTTTGTCGGCAAACTTTTCTCCAGAAAATCTTGTTGAGCTTCATATGCCATATAGCAGAGTTAAGAAGCTTTGGAAAGAAGACCAG AGACTTGTGAACTTAGAAGTGATTGATGTGGCGTGGTCTAAAAATCTAATTGAAGTTCCAAATCTCTCTAGAAGTCCAAAAATTGTGCACATAGATCTTCCTGGCTGTGACAAATTGGTTGAAATTCCTCGATATTTTCGAGATCTTGACAAGCTTATTCATATTGATCTTGGACACTGCACCAGCCTCAAGTATCTTTCAGAGATGGCAGGAAATATTAAATACTTAAATTTAGAAGGCAGTGGTATAAAGGAGTTGCCTGAATCAGTTTGGTCTAACGAACATATTTCTTACTTGGATATAAGTCACTGCAAAGACCTTCAGAAACTTCCAAGCAACAAGTGTAACTTGAAAGTCTCTGGTTGTTTTAAAGTAGATGGCTGCACATCTCTTGGTGAGTTTTCTGAGCTTCCCAGGGATATAAGTAAATTATCATTGGTTGGTTGCAAGAGACTTGTGAGTCTACCAACCAACATTTGTAAGTTGAAATGTCTAGAGGAACTCAATCTTTCTGAGTGCTCTAAACTTCAAAACTTCCCAGAGATCTTGGAGCCAATGGAACATTTGAAGTCCTTAAATTTAAGTTCAACAGCGATTGAAGAGCTACACTCATCAATCGAGTTTTTCCCTGCACTCAAAAGACTTACATTAAGTCATTGCCAAAGGCTTTCGAGTATCCCAAAGAGCATTTGTAAGTTGAAATATCTCGAGAAACTCAATCTCTCTTGTTGCTCTAAACTTGAAAACTTCCCAGAGATCTTGGAGCCAATGAAACATTTGGAGTACTTAAATTTAAGTGAAACATCAGTTCAAGAGCTACACTCATCAATCGAGTTTCTCCCTGCTCTAAAAAATATTGAGCTAAAAGGTTGCAAAAGGCTTTCAAGTATCCCAAAGAGCATTTGTAAGTTGAAATATCTCGAGGAACTCGATCTCTCTTACTGCTATGAACTCGAAAGCTTCCCAGAGATCTTGGAGCCAATGGAACATTTGAAGTCCTTAAATTTAAGGGGGACAGCGGTTAGAGAGCTACACTCATCAATCAAGTTTCTCCATGCGCTAAAAAGAATTGAGCTACAAG ATTGCAAAAGGCTTtcaagtattccaaaaagcatTTGTAAGTTGAAATATCTTGAGGAACTCGATCTCTCTTGTTGCTCTCAACTTGAAAACTTCCCAGAAAATTTGGAGCCAATGGAACATTTGAAATCCTTAAATTTGAGTGGAACAATAGTTACAGAGCTACACTCATTAATCAAGTTTCTCCCTGTGCTCAAAAGAATTCAACTACGTGGTTGCGAAAGGCTTTCAAGTATCCCAAAGAACATTTGTAAGTTCAAATATCTCGAGGAACTTGATCTCTCTTATTGCTCTCAGCTTGAAAACTTCCCAGAGATCTTGGAGCCAATGGAACATTTGAAGTCCTTAAATTTTAGTGGAACAGCAGTTAAAGAGTTACACTCATTAATCAAGTTTCTCCCTGCGCTCAAAAGAATTCAACTACGTGGTTGCGAAAGGCTTTCAAGTATCCCAAAGAGCATTTGTAAGCTGAAATATCTCGAGGAACTAGATCTCTCTTGCTGCTCTGAACTTGAAAACTTCCCAGAGATCATGGAGCCGATGGAACATTTGAAGTTCTTAAATTTAAGTGGAACAGCGGTTCAAGAGCTACACTCATCAATCAAGTTTCTCCCTGCGCTCAGAAGAATTCAACTACGAGCTTGCCAAAGTCTTTCAATTATGCCAAAGAACATTTGCAAGTTGAAATATCTTGTGGAACTCGATCTCTCTTATTGCTTTCAGCTTGAAAACTTCCCCGAGTTCTTGGAGCTAATGGAACATTTGAAGTCCTTAAATTTAAGTGGAACAGCTGTTAAAAAGCTACCCTCATCAATTGAGTTTCTGCTTGGGCTCAAAATAATTCAACTCCAAGGTTGCAAAAGGCTTTCAAGTATCCCAAAGAACATTTGTAAGTTGAAATATCTCGAGGAACTCAATCTCTCTTGTTGCTCTGAACTAGAAAACTTCCCAGAGATTTTGGAGCCAATGGAACATTTGAAGTCCTTAAATTTAAGTGGAACAGCGGTTAAAGAGCTACCCTTATCAATCGAGTTTCTCCCTGCTCTCACATATATTCAACTATGTGGTTGCAAAAAGCTTTCAAGTATCCCAAAGAGCATTTGTAAGTTGAAATATCTCAAGGAACTCGATCTCTCTTACTGTTCAGAACTTGAAAGCTTCCCAGAGATCATGGAGCCGATGGAACATTTGAAGTTCTTAAATTTAAGTGGAACAGCGGTTCAAGAGCTACACTCATCAATCGAGTTTCTCCTTGCTCTCAAAGAAATTCAACTACAAGATTGCAAAAGGCTTTCAAGTATTCCAAAGAGCATTTGTAAGTTGAAATATCTCGAGAAACTTGATCTCTCCTGCTGCTCTAAACTTGAAAACTTTCCAGAGATCTTGGAGCCAATGGAACATTTGAAGTCCTTAAATTTAAGTGAAACAACGGTTAAAGAGCTACACTCATCAATCGAGTTTCTCCCTGCTCTCAAAGAAATTCGACTAGGAGATTGCAAAAGGCTTCCAAGTAGCCAAGAGCAGATTGATGACTTGATAAAGGCTTACAACTATCACACAAAGCATTTGTAA